The stretch of DNA CGGATATCGGCAGGCTAAGGCGGTTATACGTTGCGCGTGCAGCAAGGGGCCGGAATCTGGGCAAAGCCCTGGTGCAGCGGCTTTTGGAACACGCAGCTCAGCGATTTTGTGTGGTGCGCCTATCCACGGATACACCACAGGGAGCCGCGTTTTACCTGCGCTGCGGGTTCCAGCAGATACAGGATGATTTTGCTACGCACGCAAAGTCATTGGCCGATGCCACATAACCAGGTCATTGGAGGGCAGATGGGGTGGCGTAGCCGGTCAACGGCGAAGAGTGAAGGTTTTGCAGGCTTGCACAGCCTTGCAGCAGGGGACATCAGCGCGTTAGGCCCATCGTCGGAATGCACTGACGAACATAGTAATTATCGAATTCACCGCTTTCGATGAAGTGAAAACCATGGCGGGTATAGAAACGATTCGAAGCGCTGCCTTTAAGGGCACCCACTCTAATAGGGAGCCCAGCCACATCCGCCTCTTTGAAAATCTGGGCGAGAACAGCAGAGCCTATCCCTGATCCCTGCGCGGTCGGTCTCACATACAAGTGGTCGAGCAAGAGTTCAGTGCGCCGGTGCTTGACCACGACAAAACCAACCCTCTCTCCAGATACCTCGATGTAGCGTGTATTGCGGGCCTCAAACCCGCTAAGAAAGCGCTCGCGTGCGCGCACTGGATCAAATCGCCCAACCCGCTCCAGGCTTTCGCGCATGGCCTCGATTCGAATGGCTACCAGATTGTCCAAGTCGCTTTGTTGAGCCAAGACCAAAATGACCTGGGAATTTTTATCGGCTGTGGCGGGCATCATTTGCGCTCTGACTGTCATTCAGGGAAGCCAGTATAGAGAGAAGGGAAACAAGCGGCCCACCCGCTTTTTCTGTCGAGGCCAACAGGTGAAAGCAGCCACTCAACCGGTAGGTGAAATCAAGCCGGACTTGCAACGCATCGAGTCTCAGGCCCGATCCCGGCTCCTCAATGGAACGGGAAGATGTAGTTCATCCAGGCCGACATGCGCAGGAGGATCTTGCGCATGATCGCCACATGGTGGAAGTGCTGGCTGTAGAGCGCCGCCTGGCCATAGGCGCCACCGGGCATGAGTCTGGCGTAGGGCAGGTAGTCCGGGTCGGTGATTTCAATGACCACTGGCACCCGCCCCGGCGGCGGTGAGCCGGTGTAGCTCAGCAGGGTGCCGGACGGCTGTACCTGTCCTTCGCCGATCACCGTGATGACATTCTTCACCCGGCCCTTGAACACCCGGCCGGGGATACCGTCGAACGCCACTTCCGCCTCGTCCCCCGGGACCAGGCGCAGCAGGCTGTTCTGGCGCATCCAGGCCGCAAAATACTGGCCTTCGTCCGGAACGAACACCATCGACGGGCGCAGCGGCAGCTTGCTCGCCATCATTCCCGGGCGCAGCGACACGTGGGTGACGAAGCCTTTGCTCGGGGCGCGGACCACGGTGCTGTCCAGCTCGAACTGGGCGTTGTCGATCTGAGCCTGCAGGTCGTCGACCCGGGCAATCGCGGCTTCCTGCTCGCGGCGGGTGCCGAAGTTGCGCTTGATCAACTCGTTGATCCGGTACAGGTCGCCCCGCGCCGCCAACTGCTGGGCCTTGAGGGATTTGAGGCGGTTCTCGAAAGGCTCGGGGTCGATGCGAAACAGCACGTCGCCCGGCTCCAGCGGCGTGTTGCCCTGGACCGGCACCTCGATCACCCGGCCGGTGACGACCGGGATCACGGGCACCGAGACGAAGTAGGAGCGCGCCACTTCCGAATAGGGGTGGTTGTAGTTCATCAGGAAAATCAGCGCGCCGATCAATACCACGCCGCCCAGCACGGCGGTGGGCACCGTCCATTTGTTCAGCGGGATACGGAAGATCTTGAAGATGGCCACACAGATGGCGGTGTAGGTCAGGATCAGTAACAGGTCCATGGGTCACGGCTTCCCTTCCGGACGGGGTCCGGCCTGGGATTGTCCTTCCAGTCGCTCGATCCGCTGTCGCAGCTCGGCCAGTTCTTGGGCCAGATCTCTTTCGGCCTGCATCCGCGCCTTGTCGGTCGCGAAACCCCAGCCCCGGTCCTCGCGGTACAACATGGCCCAGATCCACAGGAACGGCCACAGGGCATGGAGCGTGAACAGACTGACCCAGCCTGCCGCGTGAATGGCGTCCTGATGTGGATGGTTCCGATGGACGGCAATTTCGTAGGGAATGTCGTGCAGGACGATGATTCCGTAGAACAGGATTATTCCGGCGAAGATAAGCATGCCCAGCGCAATCTGATCGAGCATGATTCGCCTCCCGGAAGCCTTCAGCTCGCACGCAACCGCTTATGAAGCACCTTGGTCAGCCACGGCCATGGGACAGCCCGATGGCGCGGGCCTTACGCAATCCATACTAGTTCAAGTTCGTTCATCTGCCTGGCTGCCCTGCAGGGCGCGCACGGCCCTGGACCTGGAAAGCTGCGCTCGCCCAGGCCGCGGTTTATGATCGCTGCCTGTCGTCTATCACTGCGAGCCCGATCATGCCTTTTGAACTGGACCTTCTCGAAATCCGCGCCGGCATCGTTGAATTCCCTGTGTGGCATGCGCGCGGTGGTACCTCCACCGGTTTGATCCTGGCTCGCGAAACCCTGCCCGAGGACCCGTTGCTGGTCGAAGAACTGCTGCGCCACCTGATGGGGGTGCCGTTGAGCGGCGA from Pseudomonas chlororaphis subsp. chlororaphis encodes:
- a CDS encoding GNAT family N-acetyltransferase; the protein is MPATADKNSQVILVLAQQSDLDNLVAIRIEAMRESLERVGRFDPVRARERFLSGFEARNTRYIEVSGERVGFVVVKHRRTELLLDHLYVRPTAQGSGIGSAVLAQIFKEADVAGLPIRVGALKGSASNRFYTRHGFHFIESGEFDNYYVRQCIPTMGLTR
- a CDS encoding DUF3302 domain-containing protein, producing the protein MLDQIALGMLIFAGIILFYGIIVLHDIPYEIAVHRNHPHQDAIHAAGWVSLFTLHALWPFLWIWAMLYREDRGWGFATDKARMQAERDLAQELAELRQRIERLEGQSQAGPRPEGKP
- a CDS encoding HlyD family secretion protein, whose product is MDLLLILTYTAICVAIFKIFRIPLNKWTVPTAVLGGVVLIGALIFLMNYNHPYSEVARSYFVSVPVIPVVTGRVIEVPVQGNTPLEPGDVLFRIDPEPFENRLKSLKAQQLAARGDLYRINELIKRNFGTRREQEAAIARVDDLQAQIDNAQFELDSTVVRAPSKGFVTHVSLRPGMMASKLPLRPSMVFVPDEGQYFAAWMRQNSLLRLVPGDEAEVAFDGIPGRVFKGRVKNVITVIGEGQVQPSGTLLSYTGSPPPGRVPVVIEITDPDYLPYARLMPGGAYGQAALYSQHFHHVAIMRKILLRMSAWMNYIFPFH